From a region of the Azospirillum formosense genome:
- the arsC gene encoding arsenate reductase (glutaredoxin) (This arsenate reductase requires both glutathione and glutaredoxin to convert arsenate to arsenite, after which the efflux transporter formed by ArsA and ArsB can extrude the arsenite from the cell, providing resistance.) yields MSDVTIYHNPRCTKSRQTLELLRSRGVEPAVVEYLKTPPTPAELKAILDKLGKGPRDILRAKEAAEAGIAKDLDGDALIAALSANPAAIERPIVVTGDKARVGRPPESVLEIL; encoded by the coding sequence ATGAGCGACGTCACCATCTACCACAACCCGCGCTGCACCAAGTCGCGCCAGACGCTGGAGCTGCTGCGGTCCAGGGGCGTCGAGCCCGCCGTCGTGGAGTATCTGAAGACCCCGCCGACCCCCGCCGAGCTGAAGGCCATCCTGGACAAGCTGGGCAAGGGCCCGCGCGACATCCTGCGCGCCAAGGAGGCGGCGGAGGCCGGGATCGCCAAGGATCTCGACGGCGACGCCCTGATCGCCGCATTGTCCGCCAACCCGGCCGCCATCGAGCGGCCCATCGTCGTCACGGGCGACAAGGCCCGCGTGGGCCGTCCGCCGGAAAGCGTTCTGGAGATCCTGTAA